A single genomic interval of Saccharothrix saharensis harbors:
- a CDS encoding DUF4229 domain-containing protein, giving the protein MHLGRDVTLYIGARLGMVAAVTALLVLVNVPLLVALAVGVVVALPLSLFVFRGLRTRVAQGLEEKQAVRRAEREKLRAQLRGDAA; this is encoded by the coding sequence GTGCACCTGGGTCGTGATGTGACGCTCTACATCGGCGCGCGCCTGGGCATGGTCGCCGCGGTCACCGCGCTGCTCGTGCTCGTGAACGTGCCGCTGCTGGTCGCCCTCGCCGTGGGCGTGGTGGTGGCCCTGCCGCTGTCGTTGTTCGTGTTCCGCGGCCTGCGCACGCGGGTCGCGCAGGGCCTGGAGGAGAAGCAGGCCGTGCGCCGCGCCGAGCGCGAGAAGCTGCGCGCCCAGTTGCGCGGCGACGCCGCCTAG
- a CDS encoding PLP-dependent cysteine synthase family protein: MTSSVDRCSSRTREWVCEAVRIIEADANRSADTHLLHFPLPPEWGIDLYLKDESTHPTGSLKHRLARSLFLYAICNGWVVGGTPVIEASSGSTAVSEAYFARLLGLPFIAVMPRSTSKEKVALIERQGGQCHFVDEPGAIYDESRRLAAELGGHFMDQFTHAERATDWRGNNNIAESVFQQMALEAAPEPEWVVVGAGTGGTSATIGRYIHYRKLRTRLAVVDPEHSVFFDAWCDRDATLTGTRGSRIEGIGRPRVEPSFIGDVIDRMIKVPDAASVATIRHVEHVLGRRVGGSTGTNLWGAFQLIAEMRASRLRGSVVTLLCDGGERYAHTYYDDEWVAGQGMDLEPHLAALDRFRSTGMWGR; the protein is encoded by the coding sequence GTGACCTCTTCGGTAGACCGATGCAGCTCCCGGACCAGGGAATGGGTGTGCGAGGCCGTCCGCATCATCGAGGCGGACGCCAACCGCAGCGCCGACACGCACCTGCTGCACTTCCCCCTCCCACCGGAGTGGGGCATCGACCTGTACCTCAAGGACGAGTCGACCCACCCCACCGGCTCGCTCAAGCACCGGCTCGCGCGCTCGCTGTTCCTGTACGCGATCTGCAACGGCTGGGTCGTCGGCGGCACGCCCGTGATCGAGGCGTCGTCCGGCTCGACGGCCGTGTCGGAGGCGTACTTCGCGCGGCTGCTCGGGTTGCCGTTCATCGCGGTGATGCCCCGTTCCACCAGCAAGGAGAAGGTGGCGCTGATCGAGCGCCAGGGCGGGCAGTGCCACTTCGTGGACGAGCCGGGCGCGATCTACGACGAGTCCCGGCGGCTCGCGGCCGAGCTCGGCGGGCACTTCATGGACCAGTTCACCCACGCCGAGCGGGCGACCGACTGGCGCGGGAACAACAACATCGCCGAGTCGGTGTTCCAGCAGATGGCGCTGGAGGCCGCGCCCGAGCCGGAGTGGGTCGTGGTGGGCGCGGGCACGGGCGGCACGAGCGCCACCATCGGCCGCTACATCCACTACCGCAAGCTGCGCACCCGGCTGGCCGTGGTGGACCCCGAGCACTCGGTGTTCTTCGACGCGTGGTGCGACCGCGACGCGACGCTGACCGGCACGCGGGGTTCGCGCATCGAGGGCATCGGCCGGCCGCGGGTGGAGCCGTCGTTCATCGGCGACGTGATCGACCGGATGATCAAGGTGCCGGACGCGGCCTCGGTGGCGACGATCCGGCACGTCGAGCACGTGCTGGGCCGCCGGGTCGGCGGGTCGACCGGCACGAACCTGTGGGGCGCGTTCCAGTTGATCGCCGAGATGCGGGCGTCCCGGCTGCGGGGCAGCGTGGTGACGCTGCTGTGCGACGGCGGCGAGCGCTACGCGCACACCTACTACGACGACGAGTGGGTGGCCGGGCAGGGCATGGACCTGGAGCCGCACCTGGCCGCGCTCGACAGGTTCCGCTCGACGGGTATGTGGGGCCGTTGA
- the menD gene encoding 2-succinyl-5-enolpyruvyl-6-hydroxy-3-cyclohexene-1-carboxylic-acid synthase, with protein sequence MNPSTAQARVLVDELIRNDVRHVVLSPGSRNAPLSFALHEAAAAGRLTLHVRVDERTAGFLALGLAKGGGEVTAVTCTSGTAVANLHPAMLEAAHANVPVIALTADRPVELYRTGASQTVDQQRIFGTDTLQFPIAERRDNQNGLWRSLVCRAVSTARERGPVHVNVPFREPLVPDGDDDWPESLDGRPFDMPWTRTAHRTTTSTSAADHLGPRTLVIVGDTGHDLSDLAERAGWPVIAEPTGNGLRHGALLLNAGELPEHLRPQAVVVVGRATLSRGVSRLLARTPVVHVLSDDLDWPDAQFTATHTSTDLVLGEHDVDDDWLTAWQHADKAVADVVDDLLAHESWPTGLHVARDLVAALPPGANLFLGSSNPVRDVDLVAEPRRDVRTYANRGVAGIDGSVSTAAGIALTRGPTYALIGDLTFLHDANGLLIGPGEPRPDLTVVVLNDDGGGIFALLEQGAKEHERTFERVFGTPHGVDLESLCAAHHVPHTEARTAEELRRALGRPSGIRVVEVRAERHGLRDLHGRLKAAVATAFH encoded by the coding sequence GTGAACCCGTCCACCGCGCAGGCCAGGGTGCTCGTCGACGAGCTGATCCGCAACGACGTCCGGCACGTCGTGCTGAGCCCCGGATCGCGCAACGCACCGCTGTCGTTCGCCCTGCACGAGGCAGCCGCGGCCGGACGCCTCACCCTGCACGTCCGCGTCGACGAGCGCACCGCGGGGTTCCTGGCCCTGGGGCTCGCCAAGGGCGGCGGCGAGGTGACCGCCGTCACCTGCACGTCCGGCACCGCCGTGGCGAACCTGCACCCCGCGATGCTGGAGGCCGCGCACGCGAACGTGCCGGTCATCGCGCTGACCGCGGACCGCCCGGTCGAGCTGTACCGCACCGGCGCCAGCCAGACCGTGGACCAGCAGCGCATCTTCGGCACGGACACGCTCCAGTTCCCCATCGCCGAGCGCCGGGACAACCAGAACGGCCTGTGGCGGTCCCTGGTGTGCCGTGCTGTGTCCACCGCGCGCGAGCGGGGCCCGGTGCACGTCAACGTCCCGTTCCGCGAGCCCCTGGTGCCCGACGGCGACGACGACTGGCCGGAGAGCCTGGACGGCCGCCCGTTCGACATGCCGTGGACCCGCACCGCCCACCGCACGACCACCTCGACCAGTGCCGCCGACCACCTCGGCCCGCGCACCCTGGTGATCGTCGGCGACACCGGGCACGACCTGTCCGACCTGGCCGAACGCGCCGGCTGGCCCGTGATCGCCGAACCGACCGGGAACGGCCTGCGGCACGGCGCGCTGCTGCTCAACGCGGGCGAGCTGCCCGAGCACCTGCGGCCGCAGGCCGTGGTCGTGGTCGGCCGCGCCACGCTGTCCCGGGGCGTGTCCCGGCTCCTCGCGCGGACCCCGGTCGTGCACGTGCTGTCCGACGACCTGGACTGGCCGGACGCCCAGTTCACCGCCACGCACACGTCCACCGACCTGGTCCTGGGCGAGCACGACGTGGACGACGACTGGCTCACCGCCTGGCAGCACGCGGACAAGGCGGTCGCCGACGTGGTGGACGACCTGCTGGCGCACGAGTCGTGGCCGACCGGCCTGCACGTGGCCCGCGACCTGGTCGCCGCGCTGCCGCCGGGCGCGAACCTGTTCCTCGGCTCGTCCAACCCGGTCCGCGACGTCGACCTGGTCGCCGAGCCGCGCCGCGACGTGCGCACCTACGCCAACCGGGGCGTGGCGGGCATCGACGGCAGCGTCTCCACCGCCGCGGGCATCGCGCTGACCCGCGGCCCGACCTACGCCCTGATCGGCGACCTGACGTTCCTGCACGACGCCAACGGCCTGCTCATCGGCCCCGGCGAGCCGCGGCCCGACCTGACCGTCGTGGTGCTCAACGACGACGGCGGCGGCATCTTCGCGTTGCTGGAGCAGGGCGCGAAGGAGCACGAGCGGACCTTCGAGCGCGTGTTCGGCACGCCGCACGGCGTGGACCTGGAGTCGCTGTGCGCGGCGCACCACGTGCCGCACACCGAGGCGCGGACGGCGGAGGAGTTGCGACGCGCGCTCGGCCGGCCGAGCGGAATCCGGGTGGTGGAAGTCCGGGCGGAGCGCCACGGACTGCGCGATCTGCACGGCCGCTTGAAGGCCGCGGTGGCCACCGCGTTCCACTAG
- a CDS encoding AAA family ATPase, whose product MTGRYENPEPSWQQPTGAEGQQQPNPNQSGGYQVEPGSGAHYVDPQTVYLDPAQSGPVTGPPSGGFPAQSGPYQVPGQQSGPYPVAGQQSGPHQVPGGQSGAYQVSGGQSGAYQVSGNQSGAYQVSGGQSGPYPGPGQSGPHQYQGGFPNNFPQSVQPQQPPHPQRANAGDVTSQQLIKRAKRPPQSGWRKTLHSVTGGLVNLGESPADVRRRELIARINQPLRGCYKIAMLSLKGGVGKTTTTTTLGSTFSSLRGDRVIAVDANPDRGTLALKVPRETTATVRHLLRDASKITRYSDVRAYTSQSPSRLEVLASEQDPAVSEAFSDQDYLRTISLLELFYNIVLTDCGTGLMHSAMKGVLDQADSLVLVSSGSVDGAQTSAATLDWLDAHGYRDLVAKSVAVINSVRPGSGKVDLDKLAAHFAQRCRAVVRIPFDAHLEEGAEIELDKLAPDTRLALLELAATVADDFPNN is encoded by the coding sequence ACGAGAATCCTGAGCCGTCGTGGCAGCAGCCGACCGGAGCGGAGGGGCAGCAGCAGCCCAACCCGAACCAGTCGGGCGGCTACCAGGTCGAGCCGGGATCGGGAGCCCACTACGTCGACCCCCAGACCGTGTACCTGGACCCGGCGCAGTCCGGCCCGGTGACCGGCCCGCCGTCGGGCGGTTTCCCGGCGCAGTCGGGGCCGTACCAGGTCCCCGGTCAGCAGTCGGGTCCGTACCCCGTGGCCGGTCAGCAGTCCGGGCCCCACCAGGTCCCCGGTGGCCAGTCCGGCGCGTACCAGGTGTCGGGCGGGCAGTCCGGCGCGTACCAGGTGTCGGGCAACCAGTCCGGTGCGTACCAGGTCTCGGGTGGCCAGTCCGGTCCGTACCCCGGTCCGGGGCAGTCGGGGCCGCACCAGTACCAGGGCGGGTTCCCCAACAACTTCCCGCAGAGCGTGCAGCCCCAGCAGCCGCCGCACCCGCAGCGGGCCAACGCGGGCGACGTCACCTCGCAGCAGCTGATCAAGCGCGCGAAGCGCCCGCCCCAGTCCGGCTGGCGCAAGACGCTGCACTCGGTCACCGGTGGCCTGGTCAACCTCGGCGAGAGCCCGGCGGACGTCCGGCGCCGCGAGCTGATCGCCCGGATCAACCAGCCGCTGCGCGGGTGCTACAAGATCGCGATGCTGAGCCTGAAGGGCGGCGTCGGCAAGACCACGACGACGACCACGCTCGGCTCGACGTTCTCCTCGCTGCGCGGCGACCGGGTCATCGCGGTGGACGCCAACCCCGACCGCGGCACGCTGGCGCTGAAGGTGCCCCGGGAGACCACGGCGACCGTGCGGCACCTGCTCCGCGACGCCTCGAAGATCACCCGGTACAGCGACGTGCGCGCGTACACCTCGCAGTCGCCCAGCCGGTTGGAGGTGCTGGCGTCCGAGCAGGACCCGGCCGTGTCGGAGGCGTTCAGCGACCAGGACTACCTGCGCACGATCTCGCTGCTGGAGCTGTTCTACAACATCGTGCTCACCGACTGCGGCACCGGCCTGATGCACTCGGCCATGAAGGGCGTGCTCGACCAGGCCGACTCGCTGGTGCTCGTCTCGTCCGGCTCGGTGGACGGCGCGCAGACCTCGGCGGCGACGCTGGACTGGCTCGACGCCCACGGCTACCGCGACCTGGTCGCGAAGTCCGTCGCGGTGATCAACTCGGTGCGGCCGGGCTCGGGCAAGGTCGACCTGGACAAGCTGGCGGCGCACTTCGCCCAGCGCTGCCGCGCGGTGGTGCGGATCCCGTTCGACGCGCACCTGGAGGAGGGCGCGGAGATCGAGCTGGACAAGCTCGCCCCGGACACCCGGCTCGCCCTGCTGGAGCTGGCCGCGACCGTGGCCGACGACTTCCCGAACAACTAG
- a CDS encoding aldo/keto reductase, translating into MRRRFLGNTGLAVSEIALGTMTFGDQTDEPTAHRILDEFTAAGGTFVDTADTYRFGGSERIIGRWLRSHDRDDLVIATKAYGEMAAGAPVNGAGRKHLVRAVEASLERLGTDYIDLYQIHVFDDATPIEETLSTLDRLVGSGKVRFVGACNYTGWQLQKSVDLARRHGWEPFVSLQPLYNLLERDVELELLPICRNEGLGLIPWSPLGGGLLTGKYTRDMVEAPAGTRLADRGQPVPDGAAESTWRVVEAVSAVAAEVGRTPSQVALRWLLQQPGVTAPIIGVRTPEQLRDDLGATGWSLDADRLARLTEAGERALPYPYALQRLPRFVRRSS; encoded by the coding sequence GTGCGACGACGATTCCTCGGCAACACCGGCCTCGCGGTCAGCGAGATCGCGCTCGGCACCATGACCTTCGGCGACCAGACCGACGAGCCGACCGCCCACCGGATCCTCGACGAGTTCACCGCCGCCGGCGGCACCTTCGTCGACACCGCCGACACCTACCGGTTCGGCGGTTCGGAGCGGATCATCGGCCGGTGGCTGCGCTCGCACGACCGCGACGACCTGGTGATCGCGACCAAGGCGTACGGCGAGATGGCCGCCGGGGCGCCGGTGAACGGCGCCGGTCGCAAGCACCTGGTGCGGGCCGTCGAGGCGAGCCTGGAACGGCTCGGCACCGACTACATCGACCTCTACCAGATCCACGTCTTCGACGACGCCACGCCGATCGAGGAGACGCTGTCCACCCTCGACCGGCTGGTCGGCAGCGGCAAGGTGCGGTTCGTCGGTGCCTGCAACTACACCGGGTGGCAGTTGCAGAAGTCGGTCGACCTCGCCCGTCGGCACGGGTGGGAGCCGTTCGTCAGCCTGCAACCGCTCTACAACCTGCTCGAACGCGACGTGGAGCTCGAACTGCTGCCGATCTGCCGCAACGAGGGCCTCGGCCTGATCCCGTGGAGCCCGCTCGGCGGCGGCCTGCTGACCGGCAAGTACACCCGGGACATGGTCGAGGCCCCCGCCGGCACCAGGTTGGCCGACCGGGGGCAGCCGGTGCCCGACGGTGCGGCCGAGTCCACCTGGCGGGTCGTGGAGGCGGTCTCGGCCGTGGCCGCCGAGGTCGGGCGGACGCCGTCCCAGGTCGCCCTGCGCTGGCTGCTCCAGCAGCCCGGCGTGACCGCCCCGATCATCGGGGTCCGGACGCCGGAGCAGCTCCGGGACGACCTCGGCGCCACCGGCTGGTCGCTCGACGCCGACCGACTGGCGCGCCTGACCGAGGCCGGCGAGCGGGCGTTGCCCTACCCGTACGCCTTGCAGCGCCTGCCGCGGTTCGTGCGCCGGTCGTCCTGA
- a CDS encoding ADP-ribosylglycohydrolase family protein — translation MNPLRIGSPRGSLLAGAVGDALGGAIEFDRIDRIRGRFGPAGLTDYAPAYGRLGAITDDTQMTLFTLEGLLLARKRGSDPVHEVRVAYARWLRTQGGPEVRPDGWLLDVPELHDRRAPGNTCLTALRSGVLGTVDAPINDSKGCGAVMRAAPVALWSDDVREVFELAAATGALTHGHPSGYLSAGVLAVLVGQLLAGVTLPAAIEVARAELIRWDGHQEQLALLDLAVELGVGGVRPTPEVIETALGGGWVGEEALAIAVLTALAARDMADGLLLAVNHSGDSDSTGALCGNLLGARDGVEAVPEHWLEALELRDVVERLVDDAETTFAR, via the coding sequence GTGAACCCACTTCGGATCGGCTCCCCGCGAGGCAGTCTGCTGGCCGGCGCGGTCGGCGACGCGCTCGGCGGTGCGATCGAGTTCGACCGGATCGACCGCATCCGGGGCCGGTTCGGGCCCGCGGGCCTCACCGACTACGCGCCCGCCTACGGCCGGCTCGGGGCGATCACCGACGACACCCAGATGACGCTGTTCACGCTGGAGGGCCTGCTGCTGGCCCGCAAGCGCGGCAGCGACCCGGTGCACGAGGTGCGCGTGGCGTACGCGCGGTGGCTGCGCACGCAGGGCGGCCCGGAGGTCAGACCGGACGGGTGGCTGCTGGACGTGCCCGAGCTGCACGACCGACGGGCGCCCGGCAACACGTGCCTGACGGCGTTGCGCTCGGGCGTGCTGGGCACGGTCGACGCCCCGATCAACGACTCCAAGGGGTGCGGCGCGGTGATGCGCGCGGCGCCGGTCGCGCTGTGGTCCGACGACGTCCGGGAGGTGTTCGAGCTGGCCGCCGCGACCGGCGCGCTGACCCACGGCCACCCCAGCGGCTACCTGTCCGCGGGCGTGCTGGCGGTGCTGGTCGGGCAGCTCCTGGCGGGTGTCACGCTGCCGGCCGCGATCGAGGTGGCCCGGGCCGAGCTGATCCGGTGGGACGGCCACCAGGAGCAGCTCGCCCTGCTCGACCTGGCCGTGGAGCTGGGCGTGGGCGGCGTGCGGCCGACGCCCGAGGTGATCGAGACGGCGTTGGGCGGCGGGTGGGTCGGCGAGGAGGCGCTGGCCATCGCGGTGCTGACCGCGCTGGCCGCGCGCGACATGGCCGACGGGCTGCTGCTCGCGGTCAACCACTCGGGTGACAGCGACTCGACCGGCGCGCTGTGCGGGAACCTGCTCGGCGCGCGGGACGGCGTGGAGGCCGTCCCGGAGCACTGGCTGGAGGCGTTGGAGCTGCGGGACGTGGTGGAACGCCTGGTCGACGACGCGGAGACCACCTTCGCGCGGTGA
- a CDS encoding BldC family transcriptional regulator, whose translation MRPVRLFTIGEDAVTVTQGHQGERLLTPGEVANLFRVDPKTVTRWATAGRIGSIRTPGGHRRFRESEVQQLLSQLTTEATEPVRH comes from the coding sequence ATGCGTCCGGTACGTCTGTTCACCATCGGGGAGGATGCCGTGACCGTGACGCAGGGACACCAGGGGGAGCGCCTGCTGACGCCGGGTGAGGTCGCGAACCTGTTCCGGGTCGACCCGAAGACGGTCACCCGCTGGGCCACCGCGGGCCGGATCGGCTCGATCCGCACGCCCGGGGGCCACCGGAGGTTCCGCGAGTCCGAGGTCCAGCAGCTGTTGTCCCAGTTGACCACGGAGGCCACCGAACCCGTTCGGCACTGA
- the menE gene encoding o-succinylbenzoate--CoA ligase yields MVTREQVRAALGGRGGLVVAQGGDVPPPRGWETAAALAVTTSGSTGEPKTVLLGADALTASAELTHARLGGPGTWLLALPTTHIAGIQVLVRSVVAGTEPGVMDLTPGFRAADFAVAARPVLATPGRHYTALVPTQLARLVATDGPGLAAVRQFDAVLIGGAATPPSLLERSRRLGVRVVTTYGMSETAGGCVYDGLPLDGVRVRLTGGRIEIGGPVLALGYLGGEPFGEWFRTGDLGRVRSDGTVEVLGRADDVIISGGENIAPTAVERVLAAQPGVREACVVGLTDPEWGQVVAAAVVPEDPGDPPDAHGLCAAVGEVVGRFAMPKRVVFVAELPLRGPGKVDRKAVASSFG; encoded by the coding sequence ATGGTCACCCGGGAGCAGGTGCGCGCCGCCCTGGGCGGCCGGGGCGGCCTGGTGGTGGCCCAGGGCGGCGACGTGCCACCGCCGCGCGGCTGGGAGACCGCGGCGGCGCTCGCGGTCACCACGTCCGGCTCCACCGGCGAGCCGAAGACCGTGCTGCTCGGCGCGGACGCGCTCACCGCGTCCGCCGAGCTGACCCACGCCCGCCTCGGCGGGCCCGGCACGTGGCTGCTCGCCCTGCCGACCACGCACATCGCGGGCATCCAGGTGCTGGTGCGGTCGGTCGTGGCGGGCACCGAGCCGGGCGTGATGGACCTGACCCCGGGCTTCCGCGCCGCCGACTTCGCCGTCGCGGCCCGACCGGTCCTGGCCACGCCCGGTCGGCACTACACGGCCCTCGTGCCCACGCAGCTCGCCCGGCTGGTCGCCACCGACGGTCCGGGGCTGGCCGCGGTGCGGCAGTTCGACGCCGTGCTGATCGGCGGCGCGGCCACCCCGCCGAGCCTGCTGGAGCGGTCCCGGCGGCTCGGGGTCCGGGTGGTGACCACGTACGGCATGAGCGAGACCGCCGGCGGCTGCGTCTACGACGGGCTGCCGCTCGACGGCGTGCGCGTGCGGCTGACCGGGGGCCGGATCGAGATCGGCGGCCCGGTGCTGGCGCTGGGCTACTTGGGCGGCGAGCCGTTCGGCGAGTGGTTCCGCACCGGTGACCTCGGGCGCGTCCGGTCCGACGGCACGGTGGAGGTCCTGGGCCGGGCCGACGACGTGATCATCAGCGGTGGGGAGAACATCGCGCCCACCGCGGTCGAACGCGTGCTCGCGGCCCAGCCTGGTGTGCGGGAGGCGTGCGTGGTGGGGCTGACCGACCCGGAGTGGGGTCAAGTGGTGGCCGCGGCCGTGGTGCCGGAGGATCCGGGTGACCCGCCCGACGCGCACGGGCTGTGCGCGGCGGTCGGCGAGGTGGTGGGGCGGTTCGCCATGCCGAAGCGGGTCGTGTTCGTGGCGGAACTGCCCTTGCGCGGGCCCGGCAAGGTGGACCGGAAGGCGGTCGCTAGCTCGTTTGGGTGA
- a CDS encoding PadR family transcriptional regulator: protein MEPLGRIGGATVDVLEVLLGSDQPRWGLEIIKLTGRPSGSVYPLLDRLERAGWVTSSWDDDSERRGPRRRMYVLTPDGAREAVKVCAKAAGRAGRRTRSTPATRPEVAR, encoded by the coding sequence GTGGAACCGCTCGGACGCATCGGAGGGGCCACGGTCGACGTGCTGGAGGTGCTGCTCGGCAGCGACCAGCCGCGCTGGGGCCTGGAGATCATCAAGCTGACCGGACGCCCGTCCGGCAGCGTCTACCCGCTGCTCGACCGCCTGGAACGGGCCGGGTGGGTCACCTCGTCGTGGGACGACGACAGCGAACGCCGCGGCCCGCGCCGCCGGATGTACGTGCTCACGCCGGACGGCGCCCGCGAGGCGGTCAAGGTGTGCGCGAAGGCCGCCGGACGAGCCGGCCGCCGGACGAGATCCACGCCCGCCACCCGACCGGAGGTCGCCCGATGA
- a CDS encoding 1,4-dihydroxy-2-naphthoate polyprenyltransferase codes for MATVAQWVSGTRPRTLPNSIAPVLVGAGAAHHIDGFHLTWAVLALVVSVALQVGVNYANDYSDGIRGTDADRVGPFRLVGSGAANPKAVRTAAFAALGVAALAGLVLVVLTGRYWMVAFGAVCIAAAWFYTGGRKPYGYSGLGELAVFLFFGPAAVLGTLYVMTGEVTGIGIGGAVAMGAFSTGVMIANSLRDIPTDVRAGKRTLASTLGDRDSRRLYLALVSIPFLITLAIGLRVPLALIGFLALPLVVLGARRVLNGSKGRDLIPVLRDTGLAMLVWGIAVPVALVLG; via the coding sequence ATGGCCACAGTCGCCCAGTGGGTATCGGGGACCCGCCCCCGCACGCTGCCGAACTCCATCGCCCCGGTGCTGGTCGGCGCGGGTGCCGCGCACCACATCGACGGCTTCCACCTCACCTGGGCGGTGCTGGCGCTGGTGGTGTCGGTGGCGTTGCAGGTGGGCGTGAACTACGCCAACGACTACTCCGACGGCATCCGGGGCACCGACGCCGACCGCGTCGGCCCGTTCCGCCTGGTCGGGTCGGGCGCGGCCAACCCGAAGGCGGTGCGCACGGCGGCGTTCGCCGCGCTGGGCGTGGCCGCGCTGGCCGGCCTGGTGCTGGTGGTCCTGACCGGCCGGTACTGGATGGTGGCGTTCGGCGCGGTGTGCATCGCGGCCGCCTGGTTCTACACCGGTGGCCGCAAGCCCTACGGGTACTCGGGCCTGGGCGAGCTGGCCGTGTTCCTGTTCTTCGGCCCGGCGGCGGTGCTGGGCACGCTGTACGTGATGACCGGCGAGGTCACCGGCATCGGCATCGGCGGCGCGGTGGCGATGGGCGCGTTCTCCACCGGCGTGATGATCGCGAACAGCCTGCGCGACATCCCGACCGACGTCCGGGCGGGCAAGCGGACCCTGGCGTCCACGCTGGGCGACCGCGACTCGCGCCGGCTGTACCTGGCGCTGGTGTCGATCCCGTTCCTGATCACGCTGGCGATCGGCCTGCGCGTGCCGCTGGCCCTGATCGGCTTCCTGGCCCTTCCGCTCGTGGTCCTGGGCGCGCGCCGCGTGCTGAACGGCAGCAAGGGCCGCGACCTGATCCCGGTGCTGCGCGACACCGGTCTGGCGATGCTCGTGTGGGGCATCGCGGTGCCCGTCGCGCTGGTGCTGGGCTGA
- a CDS encoding Lrp/AsnC family transcriptional regulator, translated as MDALDRQIIAALRENGRATYADLGRKVGLSASAVHERVGKLEATGVIVGYHAVVDPSAVGLGVTALVSIHPTDTADDDELAVALAELVEVESCYRVAGDESFIVKVRVATVDDLERSLGRLRRIQGVARTRTTVVLSTRFEGRPNTAAAGPSDDA; from the coding sequence GTGGACGCTCTTGATCGCCAGATCATCGCCGCCCTGCGGGAGAACGGTCGGGCCACCTACGCCGACCTGGGCCGCAAGGTGGGCCTGTCGGCCTCGGCCGTGCACGAGCGGGTCGGCAAGCTCGAAGCCACCGGGGTCATCGTCGGCTACCACGCGGTGGTGGACCCGAGCGCCGTCGGCCTGGGCGTGACCGCCCTGGTCAGCATCCACCCCACCGACACCGCGGACGACGACGAGCTGGCCGTCGCGCTGGCGGAGCTGGTCGAGGTGGAGTCGTGCTACCGGGTGGCGGGCGACGAGTCGTTCATCGTCAAGGTCCGGGTCGCCACGGTGGACGACCTGGAGCGCTCGCTGGGCAGGCTGCGGCGCATCCAGGGCGTCGCGCGCACGCGCACCACGGTCGTGCTGTCCACCCGGTTCGAGGGCCGTCCGAACACCGCGGCGGCCGGGCCGTCGGACGACGCGTAA
- a CDS encoding 1,4-dihydroxy-2-naphthoyl-CoA synthase, translating to MADQDVSELFDPARWKQVEGFDFTDITYHRAVDQGTVRIAFNRPEVRNAFRPHTVDELYRALDHARMSSDVGCVLLTGNGPSPRDGGWAFCSGGDQRIRGRSGYQYASGETAETIDPARAGRLHILECQRLIRFMPKVVVAVVPGWAAGGGHSLHVVCDLTLASAEHARFKQTDADVGSFDGGYGSAYLARQVGQKFAREIFFLGRAYTADDMHRMGAVNAVVPHAELESTALEWAKEINGKSPTAQRMLKYAFNLIDDGLVGQQIFAGETTRLAYMTDEAVEGRDAFLEKRPPDWSDYPYHY from the coding sequence GTGGCAGATCAGGACGTTTCCGAGCTGTTCGACCCCGCCCGCTGGAAGCAGGTCGAGGGGTTCGACTTCACCGACATCACCTACCACCGCGCGGTCGACCAGGGCACGGTGCGCATCGCGTTCAACCGGCCGGAGGTGCGCAACGCGTTCCGGCCGCACACCGTGGACGAGCTGTACCGCGCGCTGGACCACGCCCGGATGAGCTCGGACGTCGGCTGCGTGCTGCTCACCGGCAACGGCCCGTCACCGCGCGACGGTGGCTGGGCGTTCTGCTCGGGCGGTGACCAGCGCATCCGCGGCCGCAGCGGCTACCAGTACGCGTCGGGCGAGACGGCCGAGACGATCGACCCGGCGCGGGCGGGCCGGCTGCACATCCTGGAGTGCCAGCGCCTGATCCGGTTCATGCCCAAGGTCGTCGTCGCGGTCGTCCCGGGCTGGGCGGCGGGTGGCGGGCACAGCCTGCACGTGGTGTGCGACCTCACGCTGGCCAGCGCCGAGCACGCCCGGTTCAAGCAGACCGACGCCGACGTCGGCAGCTTCGACGGCGGCTACGGCTCGGCCTACCTGGCCCGCCAGGTAGGCCAGAAGTTCGCCCGCGAGATCTTCTTCCTCGGCCGCGCCTACACCGCCGACGACATGCACAGGATGGGCGCCGTGAACGCGGTCGTGCCGCACGCCGAGCTGGAGTCCACGGCGCTGGAGTGGGCCAAGGAGATCAACGGCAAGTCGCCGACCGCCCAGCGGATGTTGAAGTACGCGTTCAACCTGATCGACGACGGCCTGGTCGGGCAGCAGATCTTCGCGGGCGAGACCACGCGGCTGGCGTACATGACCGACGAGGCGGTGGAAGGCCGGGACGCCTTCCTCGAGAAGCGCCCGCCGGACTGGTCCGACTACCCCTACCACTACTGA